AACTAGGGACCATCTTCAGTGAGCAGATGAAAGGAACTTTCCTCAATGAACATGGTAGAACAAAACCTTTCATTATGGGAAGTTATAGTCTGGGGGTCTCTCGTTTACTGGCTACAATCGCCGAGCAGTTCAATGATGAAAAAGGCTTGAAGTGGCCGAAGCATTTAGCACCATTCGATATTCATTTGATCACAATGAATGTCAAGGATGAAGTTCAAACGCAGCTAGCTGATGAATTATATGCAGTTCTAGAGTCTTATCGATATGATGTGTTATATGATGATCGTAATGAACGAGCGGGTGTGAAATTCGCTGATGCCGACTTGATTGGTTTGCCAGTCCGCATTATAATTGGCAAGAGAGCTAATGAAGGCATTGTGGAAGTCATGTACCGCCACAGTGGTGAATCAATAGATTGGCAAAAGGAAGAAGTGTTGGAAAAGCTTCAATCCTTCTTTAGTGCAGATTAATCCAAGAAGGGGAGTCCGTTAACGGAACTTCCCTTCTTTTCGCGATAGAACGGAGGAATATAAAATGGATGCCGCCCAAAAGTTTTTAACTTTGCTGCAACAGACGGGACTGACAGATGATCAGTTCATGAACTATTTTCAAAACGGAGAATTGAACCGTGTAACCGTTCAAAAGAAAACTAGAGTGTGGAAATTTAATATCACACTTGATGAAGTGTTACCTATCGAGGTATTCCAGATTATGCAACAACGTGTTCATGAATCATTCGCTGCGATAGCGAATGTCCATCTTGAAATGGAAGTAAGAAAAAAAGAAGTAAATGAACAATTAATTATAGATTATTGGCCGCTAATTATAGACGAGCTAGCAGATATATCTCCTCCTATGCGCCAGTGTTTAGTCGAACAAAAACCTAAAGTACACGGCGAAAAATTACTGCTTAATTGCTCGAGTGATTTGGAGTGTCAAACGTTAAAAAATAAATATGTCGAAACATTGTCAGCGTTATATCAACAATTCGGGTTCCCGAAGTATATGTTCGATGTTTCGATCGTTGAAAATCATAATGCAGAAGAAGAACGCCAACAGTTTCTCTCACAAAAGCAGCAAGAAGAAGATCTATTATCCAAGCAAGCATATCATCAGTTGCAACAACGTGAAACGATGAAAAGTGAACAAGGGGATTCTGATAGAGTATTGGCCCTTGGCACACCGATCAAAGCCAGCGAGCCAATTATTCCAATTCATGAAATTCAAGATGAAGAAAGACGTTTGATTATAGAGGGCTTCGTATTTGATGCAGAGATACGGGAGTTGCGGAGTGGTCGTTCACTACTAACACTGAAAGTAACAGACTATACCGATTCCATCTTAGTCAAAATGTTTTCACGTGATAATGAAGATGCGGAAATCATGAAATCCTTCAAAAAGGGTATGTGGGTGCGAGCTCGTGGCGGTATACAGAACGATACTTTCGTTCGGGATTTAATCATGATGGCACAAGACATTGCGGTTATTCCTACTATTGAACGCAAAGACAAGGCGCCTGATGGACAGAAACGTGTGGAATTACATGCGCACACGTCTATGAGTCAAATGGATGCAGTGGTTTCTGCGTCATCACTAGTTGCCCAGGCAGCTAAATGGGGACATCCCGCGATTGCGATCACAGATCATGCGAACGTTCAGTCTTTCCCAGAAGCTTATAACGCTGGTAAGAAACATGGTATTAAAGTGTTGTTTGGTTTAGAAATCAATCTGGTAGATGACGGTGTTCCCATTGTCTATGAAGAGCAACACCGTTTGCTTGAGACGGATACGTATGTTGTATTCGACGTAGAGACCACAGGCTTGTCAGCTGTATACGACACGATTATCGAGCTTGCAGCTGTTCGAGTGAAAGATGGAGAAATCATTGACCGATTTGAACGCTTTGCCAACCCGCATCATCCGTTGTCTTCCGTGACGACGAATCTAACAGGCATTACAGATGACATGGTGGAAAATGCACCAGAAGTTGAAGACGTCATGGCCGAGTTTATAGAATTTATCGGGGATGCAGTGTTAATTGCACACAATGCATCATTTGATATGGGCTTCTTTTATGCTTCATGTAAACGCGCGAAAATAGAAACAGTCGCTTATCCGGTCATTGATACATTGGAGCTTTCTCGTTTCCTTTATCCTGAACTGCGAAACCACCGTTTGAACACGTTGGCTAAAAAATTCGATATTGAATTAACGCAGCATCACCGTGCTATTTACGATACAGAAGCTACTGCGCATCTATTTTTGCGCTTGCTATCAGAAGCACAGGAAAAAGGCATTAAGTGGCTTGATGACCTCAATAAGAATATCGGTGAGGGAGATGCCTATAAACGTTCACGACCTTCACATTGCACTTTACTTGCAACGGATGATGAAGGGCTGAAGAATCTATTCAAGCTCGTGTCAATCTCGCATATGGACTTTTTCTATCGCGTACCTCGTATTCCTCGTTCGTTACTCGTGAAATATCGAAAAGGAATACTAGTCGGTTCGGGTTGTGATAAAGGGGAAGTATTCGAAGGATTAATGCAAAAACCGATGGAAGAAGTGGAAGAAATCGCAAGCTTTTATGATTACTTGGAGCTCCATCCTAAGCCGGTCTATTCGCATCTACTCGAACTCGATTTAATCCGAGATGAGTGGAACCTTGAAGATATCATGCGCAAGATGATTAAGCTTGGTAAGAAAACCGGTTTACCTGTTTGCGCGACAGGGAATGTCCATTATCTAAATGAAACCGACGCTACCTATCGAAAAGTACTTGTCCGTTCACAAGGTGGAGCAAATCCGCTGAATCGGCACTCGTTACCTGAAGTTCATTTCCGTACGACGGACGAAATGTTGAAGGAGTTTGAATTTTTAGGTGAAGACGTAGCGCAAGAAATTGTAGTAGAGAATCCTCTGAAAATTGTAGATCGTATAGGTGAAGTGAAACCGATTAAAGATGACTTGTATACACCGACAATAGAAGGTGCAGAGGATGAAGTACGAGATCTAACGTATTCCATGGCACAACGAATATACGGTGAAACTTTACCGGAGATTGTTGAAGCCCGAATTATAAAAGAATTAACGTCTATTATCGATAATGGCTTCGCAGTTATTTATCTAATTTCGCATAAATTAGTAAAGAAATCATTAGATGATGGCTACTTGGTTGGTTCGCGGGGGTCTGTCGGATCTTCATTCGTTGCCACCATGATGGAAATCACAGAAGTAAATCCATTGCCACCACATTATGTTTGTCCGTCTTGTAAGACGTATGAGTTTTTTGATGATGGTTCAGTTGGTTCAGGTTATGACTTGCCAGATAAGGAATGCCCAAATTGCCAGACCATGTTTAAAAAAGATGGGCA
This window of the Sporosarcina ureae genome carries:
- a CDS encoding PolC-type DNA polymerase III; the encoded protein is MDAAQKFLTLLQQTGLTDDQFMNYFQNGELNRVTVQKKTRVWKFNITLDEVLPIEVFQIMQQRVHESFAAIANVHLEMEVRKKEVNEQLIIDYWPLIIDELADISPPMRQCLVEQKPKVHGEKLLLNCSSDLECQTLKNKYVETLSALYQQFGFPKYMFDVSIVENHNAEEERQQFLSQKQQEEDLLSKQAYHQLQQRETMKSEQGDSDRVLALGTPIKASEPIIPIHEIQDEERRLIIEGFVFDAEIRELRSGRSLLTLKVTDYTDSILVKMFSRDNEDAEIMKSFKKGMWVRARGGIQNDTFVRDLIMMAQDIAVIPTIERKDKAPDGQKRVELHAHTSMSQMDAVVSASSLVAQAAKWGHPAIAITDHANVQSFPEAYNAGKKHGIKVLFGLEINLVDDGVPIVYEEQHRLLETDTYVVFDVETTGLSAVYDTIIELAAVRVKDGEIIDRFERFANPHHPLSSVTTNLTGITDDMVENAPEVEDVMAEFIEFIGDAVLIAHNASFDMGFFYASCKRAKIETVAYPVIDTLELSRFLYPELRNHRLNTLAKKFDIELTQHHRAIYDTEATAHLFLRLLSEAQEKGIKWLDDLNKNIGEGDAYKRSRPSHCTLLATDDEGLKNLFKLVSISHMDFFYRVPRIPRSLLVKYRKGILVGSGCDKGEVFEGLMQKPMEEVEEIASFYDYLELHPKPVYSHLLELDLIRDEWNLEDIMRKMIKLGKKTGLPVCATGNVHYLNETDATYRKVLVRSQGGANPLNRHSLPEVHFRTTDEMLKEFEFLGEDVAQEIVVENPLKIVDRIGEVKPIKDDLYTPTIEGAEDEVRDLTYSMAQRIYGETLPEIVEARIIKELTSIIDNGFAVIYLISHKLVKKSLDDGYLVGSRGSVGSSFVATMMEITEVNPLPPHYVCPSCKTYEFFDDGSVGSGYDLPDKECPNCQTMFKKDGQDIPFETFLGFAGDKVPDIDLNFSGEYQAHAHNYTKELFGEDYVFRAGTIGTVAEKTAYGYVRGYMNDNDIQMRGAEIDRLVQGCSGVKRNTGQHPGGIIVVPDTMDIFDFTPVQFPANDLESSWKTTHFDFHSIDNNLLKLDILGHDDPTMIKMLEDLSGIDAMTIPPDDKGVMELFSGTSSLGVTEEQIDCKTGTLGVPEFGTRFVRQMLEETKPSTFSELIQISGLSHGTDVWLGNAQELIQNKTCQLSEVIGCRDDIMVYLIYQGLEPSLAFKIMESVRKGKGLTPEFEEAMKENKVPAWYIGSCKKIKYMFPKAHAAAYVLMALRIAYFKVHHPIMYYATYFTVRATDFDLVTMCKGSASIRAKVKEINAKGLEASPKEKNLVVVLEIALEMVERGFTFAKPDLYKSDATQFLIEDNKLIPPFNSIPSLGTNVAKTIVEARKDGEFLSKEDFQKRGRVSKTVVEYLDNLGCMEGMPEANQLSLF